The proteins below are encoded in one region of Pirellulales bacterium:
- a CDS encoding tetratricopeptide repeat protein — protein MIDLTSILTPNGVRARLLVRRAKACLQRGDFNAAVAYNTRAIGLRPKWAAAYAYRAHAWLLLKKHEQAIDDCTVALSHDPRCALAYNNRAVAYSGLNRIEEALADVDRAIELSPHDAQYLVNRGMERHKAGNMAGAIHDLQSGLRLNPAHVFGRVELAWAYVSLGKDAAALEQLQRAIQLSPANATAYKLRGEIHARGGRPAAAVRDFTAALQRGIPPAISLIGRARSLHALGHDDAAIRDLNQSIELSPTFVAFLLRSGAFAARGETAKAVADAHDALRLIGDTTTNYGQRGLAYLRAGDFEHALADFDRMIEREPDSGLHYNNRGYVWHQRGESDRAIADYETAIRLWPDHPNAYKNLATLRANCAVPTYRDGAKAVAAAQRALELRGPRPRDCLSVLANAYAASGDLAAAEQWLLKAAEPPPPVAAPAFAVAPPPPVRPARVEYAGFWLRQEVVFAEENGCGSRFHSSSGWIVQASVRWNSIWSVVTN, from the coding sequence ATGATCGACCTGACGTCCATTCTTACTCCCAACGGTGTTCGTGCGCGGCTGCTGGTCCGCCGCGCGAAAGCGTGTTTGCAGCGCGGTGACTTCAATGCGGCGGTCGCATACAACACGCGCGCCATCGGGCTTCGCCCCAAATGGGCCGCCGCCTATGCCTACCGAGCGCACGCCTGGCTGTTGTTGAAAAAGCACGAGCAAGCGATCGATGATTGCACCGTAGCCCTATCGCACGACCCTCGCTGTGCCTTGGCGTACAACAACCGGGCGGTCGCATACTCGGGGCTCAATCGCATCGAAGAGGCGCTGGCCGACGTCGACCGCGCGATCGAACTTTCGCCACACGATGCGCAATACCTGGTGAATCGCGGCATGGAGCGTCACAAGGCGGGCAACATGGCCGGAGCGATCCACGACCTGCAGAGCGGACTGCGGCTGAATCCTGCGCATGTCTTTGGCCGGGTCGAGTTGGCGTGGGCCTACGTATCGCTAGGCAAGGACGCCGCCGCATTAGAACAGCTTCAGCGAGCGATTCAACTCAGCCCGGCCAATGCAACCGCTTATAAGCTGCGTGGCGAAATCCACGCGCGCGGGGGCAGACCGGCGGCCGCCGTGCGAGACTTCACCGCGGCCTTGCAACGCGGCATCCCGCCGGCCATCAGCCTGATCGGACGGGCACGGTCGCTGCACGCATTGGGGCACGATGACGCGGCGATACGGGACCTCAATCAGTCGATTGAGTTGTCTCCGACCTTTGTGGCATTTCTGCTGCGGAGTGGTGCGTTTGCGGCGCGCGGCGAAACTGCCAAAGCGGTCGCCGATGCCCACGACGCCCTGCGCCTGATCGGCGACACGACCACGAATTACGGTCAGCGGGGGCTCGCCTACCTGCGGGCCGGCGATTTCGAACATGCTTTGGCCGATTTCGACCGGATGATCGAGCGCGAACCCGATTCAGGCCTGCACTACAACAATCGCGGATATGTCTGGCATCAACGCGGCGAATCTGACCGCGCCATCGCCGATTATGAGACCGCGATTCGATTGTGGCCCGATCATCCGAACGCCTACAAGAATCTGGCCACTCTGCGTGCCAATTGCGCCGTGCCGACTTATCGAGACGGCGCCAAGGCAGTCGCCGCGGCGCAGCGCGCCCTGGAGCTTCGTGGCCCACGACCAAGGGACTGCCTTTCGGTGCTCGCCAACGCTTACGCCGCGTCGGGCGATTTGGCAGCGGCGGAACAATGGCTGCTAAAAGCAGCGGAGCCGCCGCCCCCGGTGGCGGCGCCGGCATTTGCCGTGGCGCCGCCGCCCCCGGTGAGGCCCGCGCGCGTAGAATACGCAGGGTTTTGGTTGAGACAGGAGGTCGTCTTCGCGGAGGAGAATGGATGCG